Proteins encoded in a region of the Ornithodoros turicata isolate Travis chromosome 3, ASM3712646v1, whole genome shotgun sequence genome:
- the LOC135389313 gene encoding uncharacterized protein K02A2.6-like, translating to MENASGSSRVEEPSSTPTSTAPVAPVMTSLLPPPKPLDISGDMWQAWKTWRAEYDLFAVATHLTQQHSKVQAATFLVCIGDVGRRIFDTFVFENEADKQNVEVVRTKFEAYMKPTVNLTYHEFVFGKRDQKEGERFDDWLTELRTLARNCEFGDFEQRMLKSRIILGVKDQQLQRKVISDNPSFTKVLECCRTQEMSKERFMEIRKEKVPDGAEVNGLATCTSCGNCGYKEHRSGNCPALGKQCSKCGLRNHFAKVCRGPPRRTRKPQKRNPRKGKKLNEVRVETSQSESDEDYLLCHVSVGSVQADDRWTTEISIEQDKLRCKMDTGANCSVIPLRLVKMITTKHVMKSRAALKTFFGFSKRAVGKVVLEVSTPRKRVLEDFFVVDEDVQTTLSGSLCERLGLLNRVGSLGAQTQNNAAQFDPAKMFEDVFIGLGKLRGVRYRMKLRPGSQGIVRPARKVPLALRDKVKAELQRMEADGVIERVNEPTDWSSYMVVVSKPGKLRICMDPVDLNKALRREHYPMKTLEEVASKLAGAKIFSTLDASSGFWQIPLDDDSSRICTMSTPYGRYRFTRMPFGICTAPEVFQKAMNDVLEGLPHVQVVMDDILVWGTDKEDHDQNLQRLLQRCREVNLKLNLKKCQFSRTEVKYLGHILTTEGLKVDPNQVEDIRAIAPPKNVHELRTFLGMITYVSSFIPPRLSHHTSELRELLKKGNAWVWTEVHQTAFEHLKEALTKTPVLAYYQPGKQITLSVDASQYGMGAVVMQEGKPLAYSSRSFTGAQGKYAQIEKEMLAIVHGCKKFHHYIFGQHTVVVETDHKPLQAIFAKSLHECPQRLQRMRLCLQAYSLDVRYRPGKEQLLPDGLSRFPTTEVMDETDEMLQVNTLQELPIAERRLQLIREATKTDEQLQLLSKYADSGWPVHRGQVPSLAVEFWPHREDIHMEDGIVLRSDRVVIPFSMRKSVLKHLHAAHVGKEKMKRRARCTVFWPKLNDAIDKVCDNCAECQANKPRNKKMPMLSHEIPRLPWERVGLDLFAHGHKMYIVMVDFYSFYFEVQELQTANARQINNFCMKVFATHGLPVTLVSDNGPPFSSYEFKQFLEHLQIRHITASPYHPRSNGMAERAVQEAKKLLRRTSTAEEFYYALLEWRNSPRDSVLKSPVQRLMSRQTRTLVPCATEHYKPVVVPPDTVRERLSEIRQQQKKFYDRGTRPLPEVEKGSRVTIYDTNKKTWSPAIVVGHATSPRSYDVSTQDGVTRTRTREHLRMQAPMDHVEAEDSSTGEVPAPPRRSTRAKKQPKRYPD from the coding sequence ATGGAGAACGCATCAGGTTCATCGCGGGTTGAAGAACCAAGCTCCACTCCTACGTCCACCGCGCCGGTGGCTCCTGTCATGACGAGTCTACTTCCACCTCCCAAGCCGTTGGATATTTCCGGTGACATGTGGCAAGCATGGAAGACTTGGAGAGCAGAGTATGATCTCTTCGCCGTTGCAACCCACCTCACCCAACAACATAGCAAGGTACAGGCAGCAACATTTTTGGTATGCATCGGTGACGTAGGGCGGCGGATCTTTGATACGTTCGTATTCGAAAATGAGGCCGACAAGCAGAACGTTGAGGTCGTTCGAACGAAGTTTGAGGCCTACATGAAGCCAACAGTCAACCTGACCTACCATGAATTTGTCTTTGGAAAACGGGACCAGAAGGAAGGCGAGAGGTTCGACGACTGGCTCACAGAACTCAGGACGCTGGCTCGGAACTGTGAGTTCGGCGACTTCGAACAAAGGATGCTGAAAAGCCGTATAATACTGGGAGTCAAAGACCAACAACTACAAAGAAAAGTCATAAGCGATAATCCAAGCTTCACGAAGGTCCTCGAGTGCTGTCGAACCCAGGAGATGTCAAAAGAGCGCTTTATGGAAATACGCAAAGAGAAGGTGCCTGACGGGGCAGAAGTAAACGGTTTAGCAACTTGCACATCCTGCGGGAATTGTGGCTACAAGGAGCATCGCTCAGGGAACTGCCCAGCACTCGGAAAACAATGCAGCAAGTGCGGACTTCGAAACCACTTCGCCAAGGTCTGCCGCGGACCGCCACGGAGGACCCGGAAGCCACAGAAGAGGAATCCCAGGAAAGGGAAGAAGCTGAACGAGGTTCGCGTAGAGACATCTCAGAGTGAGAGCGACGAAGACTACCTGCTCTGTCACGTGTCGGTTGGCAGTGTCCAAGCAGATGACCGTTGGACGACGGAGATAAGCATCGAGCAGGACAAGTTACGCTGCAAGATGGACACAGGAGCAAATTGCTCAGTGATCCCTTTGAGGCTGGTGAAGATGATCACGACGAAGCACGTCATGAAGAGCCGTGCAGCACTGAAGACTTTCTTCGGGTTCAGTAAGCGAGCTGTTGGAAAGGTTGTCCTTGAAGTGTCGACACCGCGCAAAAGGGTTCTCGAAGATTTCTTCGTTGTGGATGAAGACGTACAGACAACGCTTAGTGGAAGCCTTTGCGAAAGGCTTGGTCTTCTCAACCGAGTCGGATCCCTCGGCGCACAGACACAGAATAACGCTGCTCAGTTTGACCCGGCCAAAATGTTTGAAGATGTCTTTATTGGTCTGGGGAAACTCAGGGGAGTCAGGTATCGGATGAAGTTGCGACCCGGATCACAAGGCATAGTACGGCCGGCACGAAAGGTTCCGCTAGCACTCAGGGATAAAGTGAAAGCTGAACTCCAAAGGATGGAGGCTGATGGAGTCATTGAGAGGGTCAACGAGCCCACCGACTGGTCCAGCTACATGGTGGTCGTCTCCAAACCAGGAAAGCTGAGGATCTGCATGGATCCGGTCGACCTTAACAAAGCCCTACGGCGGGAGCACTATCCCATGAAAACTCTGGAGGAGGTGGCATCCAAGCTGGCGGGAGCAAAAATTTTCTCCACACTGGACGCATCGTCGGGATTCTGGCAGATTCCTCTCGATGACGACAGCTCGAGAATATGCACCATGAGCACACCATATGGGCGGTACCGTTTCACACGAATGCCTTTCGGGATTTGTACCGCGCCTGAAGTCTTCCAGAAGGCCATGAATGATGTACTGGAAGGCCTCCCTCATGTTCAAGTCGTGATGGATGATATCCTGGTGTGGGGTACCGACAAGGAAGACCACGACCAAAACTTGCAACGTCTGCTCCAAAGATGCAGAGAAGTGAACCTGAAGTTAAATCTGAAGAAATGTCAGTTTTCAAGAACTGAAGTTAAATACCTCGGACACATACTCACGACGGAAGGGTTGAAAGTCGACCCAAACCAGGTTGAAGACATCAGGGCCATCGCACCGCCAAAGAACGTACATGAGCTCCGAACGTTTTTAGGAATGATTACCTACGTCTCAAGCTTCATTCCTCCGAGACTTTCTCACCACACATCAGAGCTCCGAGAGCTCCTTAAAAAAGGCAATGCATGGGTATGGACTGAAGTGCACCAAACTGCCTTCGAGCATTTAAAGGAAGCTCTCACCAAGACGCCAGTTCTGGCTTACTACCAGCCTGGAAAGCAGATCACTCTATCTGTAGACGCCAGCCAGTACGGCATGGGGGCCGTTGTGATGCAAGAAGGAAAACCCCTAGCCTATTCATCAAGATCCTTCACAGGGGCACAAGGAAAATATGCACAAATCGAAAAAGAAATGCTTGCGATTGTACATGGCTGCAAGAAATTTCACCACTACATATTCGGACAACACACAGTCGTGGTAGAAACTGATCATAAGCCGCTGCAGGCCATCTTCGCAAAATCTCTGCATGAGTGTCCTCAACGCCTACAGCGCATGAGACTTTGTTTGCAAGCCTACTCATTGGACGTAAGGTACAGACCTGGCAAAGAACAGCTTCTGCCAGACGGCCTGTCAAGATTTCCAACAACAGAAGTCATGGACGAAACGGACGAGATGCTTCAAGTAAACACCCTACAGGAACTTCCCATTGCAGAAAGGAGACTGCAACTCATAAGGGAAGctacaaaaacagatgaacagCTGCAGCTTCTTTCCAAGTACGCAGACTCTGGTTGGCCTGTACATCGAGGGCAGGTTCCCAGCCTGGCAGTGGAATTTTGGCCTCACAGAGAAGATATCCACATGGAAGATGGCATTGTTCTGCGCTCGGACAGGGTCGTCATTCCGTTTTCGATGAGGAAGTCTGTTCTCAAGCACCTGCACGCCGCGCACGTCGGTaaggaaaagatgaaaagaagaGCAAGATGCACCGTGTTTTGGCCAAAGTTGAACGATGCCATCGACAAGGTCTGCGACAACTGCGCCGAGTGTCAAGCAAACAAGCCGAGGAACAAGAAAATGCCAATGTTGTCTCATGAGATCCCGAGGTTGCCATGGGAGCGTGTTGGGCTGGACCTGTTCGCACACGGCCACAAGATGTACATAGTCATGGTTGATTTTTATTCATTCTACTTCGAGGTTCAGGAATTACAAACTGCAAACGCCCGCCAAATCAACAACTTCTGCATGAAAGTATTCGCCACCCATGGGCTGCCGGTAACTTTGGTGAGCGACAATGGTCCTCCGTTCAGCAGCTATGAGTTCAAGCAGTTCTTGGAACACCTCCAGATTCGTCATATTACAGCTAGCCCCTACCATCCGAGAAGTAACGGCATGGCGGAGCGTGCCGTGCAAGAGGCCAAGAAGCTTCTTCGTAGGACATCGACGGCTGAGGAGTTTTATTACGCACTCTTGGAGTGGCGTAACAGTCCACGCGACAGTGTCTTGAAGTCTCCGGTACAACGGCTGATGAGTCGCCAAACCCGAACCTTGGTACCCTGCGCTACGGAGCACTACAAGCCTGTTGTGGTTCCACCGGACACCGTGAGAGAAAGACTCAGCGAGATACGTCAACAGCAAAAGAAATTCTACGACCGAGGAACACGGCCGCTCCCTGAAGTGGAAAAGGGGTCAAGAGTGACCATCTACGACACGAATAAGAAAACGTGGTCTCCAGCCATCGTCGTAGGACATGCAACCAGCCCAAGATCATATGATGTTTCCACCCAAGATGGAGTTACCAGGACGAGGACCAGGGAGCATCTCAGAATGCAAGCACCCATGGATCATGTGGAGGCGGAAGACTCATCGACTGGAGAAGTGCCAGCACCCCCACGCAGAAGCACAAGGGCGAAGAAACAACCGAAACGCTACCCGGACTGA
- the LOC135389314 gene encoding uncharacterized protein K02A2.6-like → MENASGSSRVEEPSSTPTSTAPVAPVMTSLLPPPKPLDISGDMWQAWKTWRAEYDLFDVATHLTQQHSKVQAATFLVCIGDVGRRIFDTFVFENEADKQNVEVVRTKFEAYMKPTVNLTYHEFVFGKRDQKEGERFDDWLTELRTLARNCEFGDFEQRMLKSRIILGVKDQQLQRKVISDNPSFTKVLECCRTQEMSKERFMEIRKEKVPDGAEVNGLATCTSCGNCGYKEHRSGNCPALGKQCSKCGLRNHFAKVCRGPPRRTRKPQKRNPRKGKKLNEVRVETSQSESDEDYLLCHVSVGSVQADDRWTTEISIEQDKLRCKMDTGANCSVIPLRLVKMITTKHVMKSRAALKTFFGFSKRAVGKVVLEVSTPRKRVLEDFFVVDEDVQTTLSGSLCERLGLLNRVGSLGAQTQNNAAQFDPAKMFEDVFIGLGKLRGVRYRMKLRPGSQGIVRPARKVPLALRDKVKAELQRMEADGVIERVNEPTDWSSYMVVVSKPGKLRICMDPVDLNKALRREHYPMKTLEEVASKLAGAKIFSTLDASSGFWQIPLDDDSSRICTMSTPYGRYRFTRMPFGICTAPEVFQKAMNDVLEGLPHVQVVMDDILVWGTDKEDHDQNLQRLLQRCREVNLKLNLKKCQFSRTEVKYLGHILTTEGLKVDPNRVEDIRAIAPPKNVHELRTFLGMITYVSSFIPPRLSHHTSELRELLKKGNAWVWTEVHQTAFEHLKEALTKTPVLAYYQPGKQITLSVDASQYGMGAVVMQEGKPLAYSSRSFTGAQGKYAQIEKEMLAIVHGCKKFHHYIFGQHTVVVETDHKPLQAIFAKSLHECPQRLQRMRLCLQAYSLDVRYRPGKEQLLPDGLSRFPTTEVMDETDEMLQVNTLQELPIAERRLQLIREATKTDEQLQLLSKYADSGWPVHRGQVPSLAVEFWPHREDIHMEDGIVLRSDRVVIPFSMRKSVLKHLHAAHVGKEKMKRRARCTVFWPKLNDAIDKVCDNCAECQANKPRNKKMPMLSHEIPRLPWERVGLDLFAHGHKMYIVMVDFYSFYFEVQELQTANARQINNFCMKVFATHGLPVTLVSDNGPPFSSYEFKQFLEHLQIRHITASPYHPRSNGMAERAVQEAKKLLRRTSTAEEFYYALLEWRNSPRDSVLKSPVQRLMSRQTRTLVPCATEHYKPVVVPPDTVRERLSEIRQQQKKFYDRGTRPLPEVEKGSRVTIYDTNKKTWSPAIVVGHATSPRSYDVSTQDGVTRTRTREHLRMQAPMDHVEAKDSSAGEVPAPPRM, encoded by the coding sequence ATGGAGAACGCATCAGGTTCATCGCGGGTTGAAGAACCAAGCTCCACTCCTACGTCCACCGCGCCGGTGGCTCCTGTCATGACGAGTCTACTTCCACCTCCCAAGCCGTTGGATATTTCCGGTGACATGTGGCAAGCATGGAAGACTTGGAGAGCAGAGTATGATCTCTTCGACGTTGCAACCCACCTCACCCAACAACATAGCAAGGTACAGGCAGCAACATTTTTGGTATGCATCGGTGACGTAGGGCGGCGGATCTTTGATACGTTCGTATTCGAAAATGAGGCCGACAAGCAGAACGTTGAGGTCGTTCGAACGAAGTTTGAGGCCTACATGAAGCCAACAGTCAACCTGACCTACCATGAATTTGTCTTTGGAAAACGGGACCAGAAGGAAGGCGAGAGGTTCGACGACTGGCTCACAGAACTCAGGACGCTGGCTCGGAACTGTGAGTTCGGCGACTTCGAACAAAGGATGCTGAAAAGCCGTATAATACTGGGAGTCAAAGACCAACAACTACAAAGAAAAGTCATAAGCGATAATCCAAGCTTCACGAAGGTCCTCGAGTGCTGTCGAACCCAGGAGATGTCAAAAGAGCGCTTTATGGAAATACGCAAAGAGAAGGTGCCTGACGGGGCAGAAGTAAACGGTTTAGCAACTTGCACATCCTGCGGGAATTGTGGCTACAAGGAGCATCGCTCAGGGAACTGCCCAGCACTCGGAAAACAATGCAGCAAGTGCGGACTTCGAAACCACTTCGCCAAGGTCTGCCGCGGACCGCCACGGAGGACCCGGAAGCCACAGAAGAGGAATCCCAGGAAAGGGAAGAAGCTGAACGAGGTTCGCGTAGAGACATCTCAGAGTGAGAGCGACGAAGACTACCTGCTCTGTCACGTGTCGGTTGGCAGTGTCCAAGCAGATGACCGTTGGACGACGGAGATAAGCATCGAGCAGGACAAGTTACGCTGCAAGATGGACACAGGAGCAAATTGCTCAGTGATCCCTTTGAGGCTGGTGAAGATGATCACGACGAAGCACGTCATGAAGAGCCGTGCAGCACTGAAGACTTTCTTCGGGTTCAGTAAGCGAGCTGTTGGAAAGGTTGTCCTTGAAGTGTCGACACCGCGCAAAAGGGTTCTCGAAGATTTCTTCGTTGTGGATGAAGACGTACAGACAACGCTTAGTGGAAGCCTTTGCGAAAGGCTTGGTCTTCTCAACCGAGTCGGATCCCTCGGCGCACAGACACAGAATAACGCTGCTCAGTTTGACCCGGCCAAAATGTTTGAAGATGTCTTTATTGGTCTGGGGAAACTCAGGGGAGTCAGGTATCGGATGAAGTTGCGACCCGGATCACAAGGCATAGTACGGCCGGCACGAAAGGTTCCGCTAGCACTCAGGGATAAAGTGAAAGCTGAACTCCAAAGGATGGAGGCTGATGGAGTCATTGAGAGGGTCAACGAGCCCACCGACTGGTCCAGCTACATGGTGGTCGTCTCCAAACCAGGAAAGCTGAGGATCTGCATGGATCCGGTCGACCTTAACAAAGCCCTACGGCGGGAGCACTATCCCATGAAAACTCTGGAGGAGGTGGCATCCAAGCTGGCGGGAGCAAAAATTTTCTCCACACTGGACGCATCGTCGGGATTCTGGCAGATTCCTCTCGATGACGACAGCTCGAGAATATGCACCATGAGCACACCATATGGGCGGTACCGTTTCACACGAATGCCTTTCGGGATTTGTACCGCGCCTGAAGTCTTCCAGAAGGCCATGAATGATGTACTGGAAGGCCTCCCTCATGTTCAAGTCGTGATGGATGATATCCTGGTGTGGGGTACCGACAAGGAAGACCACGACCAAAACTTGCAACGTCTGCTCCAAAGATGCAGAGAAGTGAACCTGAAGTTAAATCTGAAGAAATGTCAGTTTTCAAGAACTGAAGTTAAATACCTCGGACACATACTCACGACGGAAGGGTTGAAAGTCGACCCAAACCGGGTTGAAGACATCAGGGCCATCGCACCGCCAAAGAACGTACATGAGCTCCGAACGTTTTTAGGAATGATTACCTACGTCTCAAGCTTCATTCCTCCGAGACTTTCTCACCACACATCAGAGCTCCGAGAGCTCCTTAAAAAAGGCAATGCATGGGTATGGACTGAAGTGCACCAAACTGCCTTCGAGCATTTAAAGGAAGCTCTCACCAAGACGCCAGTTCTGGCTTACTACCAGCCTGGAAAGCAAATCACTCTATCTGTAGACGCCAGCCAGTACGGCATGGGGGCCGTTGTGATGCAAGAAGGAAAACCCCTAGCCTATTCATCAAGATCCTTCACAGGGGCACAAGGAAAATATGCACAAATCGAAAAAGAAATGCTTGCGATTGTACATGGCTGCAAGAAATTTCACCACTACATATTCGGACAACACACAGTCGTGGTAGAAACTGATCATAAGCCGCTGCAGGCCATCTTCGCAAAATCTCTGCATGAGTGTCCTCAACGCCTACAGCGCATGAGACTTTGTTTGCAAGCCTACTCATTGGACGTAAGGTACAGACCTGGCAAAGAACAGCTTCTGCCAGACGGCCTGTCAAGATTTCCAACAACAGAAGTCATGGACGAAACGGACGAGATGCTTCAAGTAAACACCCTACAGGAACTTCCCATTGCAGAAAGGAGACTGCAACTCATAAGGGAAGctacaaaaacagatgaacagCTGCAGCTTCTTTCCAAGTACGCAGACTCTGGTTGGCCTGTACATCGAGGGCAGGTTCCCAGCCTGGCAGTGGAATTTTGGCCTCACAGAGAAGATATCCACATGGAAGATGGCATTGTTCTGCGCTCGGACAGGGTCGTCATTCCGTTTTCGATGAGGAAGTCTGTTCTCAAGCACCTGCACGCCGCGCACGTCGGTaaggaaaagatgaaaagaagaGCAAGATGCACCGTGTTTTGGCCAAAGTTGAACGATGCCATCGACAAGGTCTGCGACAACTGCGCCGAGTGTCAAGCAAACAAGCCGAGGAACAAGAAAATGCCAATGTTGTCTCATGAGATCCCGAGGTTGCCATGGGAGCGTGTTGGGCTGGACCTGTTCGCACACGGCCACAAGATGTACATAGTCATGGTTGATTTTTATTCATTCTACTTCGAGGTTCAGGAATTACAAACTGCAAACGCCCGCCAAATCAACAACTTCTGCATGAAAGTATTCGCCACCCATGGGCTGCCGGTAACTTTGGTGAGCGACAATGGTCCTCCGTTCAGCAGCTATGAGTTCAAGCAGTTCTTGGAACACCTCCAGATTCGTCATATTACAGCTAGCCCCTACCATCCGAGAAGTAACGGCATGGCGGAGCGTGCCGTGCAAGAGGCCAAGAAGCTTCTTCGTAGGACATCGACGGCTGAGGAGTTTTATTACGCACTCTTGGAGTGGCGTAACAGTCCACGCGACAGTGTCTTGAAGTCTCCGGTACAACGGCTGATGAGTCGCCAAACCCGAACCTTGGTACCCTGCGCTACGGAGCACTACAAGCCTGTTGTGGTTCCACCGGACACCGTGAGAGAAAGACTCAGCGAGATACGTCAACAGCAAAAGAAATTCTACGACCGAGGAACACGGCCGCTCCCTGAAGTGGAAAAGGGGTCAAGAGTGACCATCTACGACACGAATAAGAAAACGTGGTCTCCAGCCATCGTCGTAGGACATGCAACCAGCCCAAGATCATATGATGTTTCCACCCAAGATGGAGTTACCAGGACGAGGACCAGGGAGCATCTCAGAATGCAAGCACCCATGGATCATGTGGAGGCGAAAGACTCATCGGCTGGAGAAGTGCCAGCACCCCCACGTATGTAG
- the LOC135389315 gene encoding uncharacterized protein LOC135389315, with product MNTLGTLRIRTTAYHRSSNGVERLHRQTKVALRATPETPWPEAIPVILLGIRTAFKPDFGGTSADMVYGSALRLPGDLVAPAPIITLSRADFVSRLQGAMASLRPESTRQLARRPAYQHPELSRCTHVFVRCNSVRKSLQPPYTGPHPVLHRSSSFFTVLINGRQDNVNIERLKPAWLDSTPPASTIPAVSFIDDSLPSLPAPAVT from the coding sequence ATGAATACGCTCGGCACCCTCCGTATCCGTACCACAGCCTATCATCGCTCATCTAATGGAGTGGAGCGCTTACATCGTCAAACCAAGGTTGCGTTGCGGGCCACCCCAGAGACCCCTTGGCCTGAGGCAATACCTGTCATCCTCCTTGGCATCCGCACCGCCTTCAAGCCGGACTTCGGGGGAACCTCAGCCGACATGGTGTACGGTTCAGCCCTCCGCCTTCCCGGTGACCTTGTCGCGCCAGCCCCGATCATTACCCTTTCTCGGGCGGACTTTGTATCCCGCCTCCAGGGTGCCATGGCTTCTCTGCGTCCCGAGTCTACTCGCCAGCTTGCACGGAGACCCGCCTATCAACACCCCGAACTGTCCCGGTGCACGCATGTTTTCGTCCGCTGTAACAGCGTCCGGAAGTCTCTGCAGCCACCCTACACCGGCCCTCACCCCGTACTGCACCGGTCGTCCTCATTCTTCACTGTACTCATCAACGGACGGCAGGACAACGTCAACATCGAGCGTCTAAAACCAGCATGGCTCGACAGCACCCCACCTGCCAGTACCATCCCAGCTGTCTCATTCATCGACGACTCCCTTCCTTCTCTCCCTGCCCCGGCCGTTACCTGA